The following coding sequences are from one Triticum dicoccoides isolate Atlit2015 ecotype Zavitan chromosome 4A, WEW_v2.0, whole genome shotgun sequence window:
- the LOC119286241 gene encoding pentatricopeptide repeat-containing protein At4g18975, chloroplastic-like isoform X1: protein MTTFRIEMCSSLAWPPSNLFIAPPLIKGLSFLSQPCLAISGDPLAFCAAYRSPASLPPTLPLHTRDGVHTPSHSRLFHVSSCWCGKHATRNFSTDDKVTNGRRGYRQKELKKPSTAVKDNDAIIDRIQKSTRGLKKGPVGHTLSSAEKRKFLINTLLDLEDSKEAVYSTLDAWIAFEQDFPLASLKQAIVALEKEEQWHRVVQVIKWMLSKGQGNTVRTYEQLVRALEKDNRAEEAHKIWEKKIAHDLHSVPWRFCGLMLAIYYRNNMLDRLIKLFGALEACGRKCPSKEYIRKVEVAYEMLGLLEEKKDLLEKYKDLYNKPSNSDRKKDRRFKKAEKKAADDGSKQLEMETSENLPVNSCPSDKELVASS, encoded by the exons ATGACAACATTCAGAATTGAAATGTGTTCTTCTTTAGCTTGGCCGCCCAGCAATTTGTTTATAGCTCCGCCACTGATTAAGGGGCTTTCATTCCTCTCGCAGCCATGCTTGGCCATCTCCGGCGATCCTCTGGCATTCTGCGCCGCCTACCGATCGCCAGCTTCGCTCCCTCCGACCCTGCCGCTGCATACTC GGGATGGAGTTCACACGCCGAGTCACTCTCGTTTGTTTCATGTAAGTTCAT GTTGGTGTGGCAAGCATGCTACCAGGAATTTCTCTACAGATGATAAAGTTACCAATGGTCGTCGAGGGTATCGGCAAAAGGAGTTGAAGAAGCCAAGTACGGCCGTGAAG GATAATGATGCAATCATTGATCGCATACAAAAGAGCACAAGGGGGTTGAAAAAAGGGCCGGTTGGGCACACCCTTTCATCAGCAGAGAAAAGGAAATTCCTTATCAACACT cttcttgatCTTGAAGACTCAAAAGAAGCTGTTTACAGCACCCTTGATGCATGGATCGCCTTTGAGCAGGACTTTCCACTTGCCTCATTAAAGCAAGCAATTGTAGCTCTTGAAAAGGAGGAACAATGGCATAGAGTTGTCCAA GTAATAAAATGGATGTTGAGCAAAGGGCAAGGAAATACCGTCAGAACATACGAGCAATTAGTGCGTGCACTTGAGAAGGACAACAGAGCAGAGGAAGCACATAAAATCTGGGAGAAGAAAATAGCCCATGACCTGCATTCAGTTCCTTGGCGTTTCTGCGGTCTTATGTTGGCAATTTACTACAGAAACAATATGCTAGATAGGCTTATCAAG CTCTTCGGTGCCCTTGAAGCATGTGGTCGCAAGTGTCCTAGTAAAGAATATATACGGAAAGTTGAAGTTGCATATGAAATGCTTGGTCTATTAGAAGAGAAGAAGGATTTGCTTGAAAAGTACAAGGATTTGTACAATAAGCCATCAAATAGTGATAGAAAGAAAGATCGACGGTTCAAGAAGGCTGAGAAGAAAGCTG CTGATGATGGCAGCAAACAATTGGAGATGGAAACATCTGAAAACTTACCAGTTAACTCATGCCCTTCAGATAAGGAACTGGTTGCCAGCAGTTAG
- the LOC119286241 gene encoding pentatricopeptide repeat-containing protein At4g18975, chloroplastic-like isoform X2, which produces MLGHLRRSSGILRRLPIASFAPSDPAAAYSGWSSHAESLSFVSCWCGKHATRNFSTDDKVTNGRRGYRQKELKKPSTAVKDNDAIIDRIQKSTRGLKKGPVGHTLSSAEKRKFLINTLLDLEDSKEAVYSTLDAWIAFEQDFPLASLKQAIVALEKEEQWHRVVQVIKWMLSKGQGNTVRTYEQLVRALEKDNRAEEAHKIWEKKIAHDLHSVPWRFCGLMLAIYYRNNMLDRLIKLFGALEACGRKCPSKEYIRKVEVAYEMLGLLEEKKDLLEKYKDLYNKPSNSDRKKDRRFKKAEKKAADDGSKQLEMETSENLPVNSCPSDKELVASS; this is translated from the exons ATGCTTGGCCATCTCCGGCGATCCTCTGGCATTCTGCGCCGCCTACCGATCGCCAGCTTCGCTCCCTCCGACCCTGCCGCTGCATACTC GGGATGGAGTTCACACGCCGAGTCACTCTCGTTTGTTTCAT GTTGGTGTGGCAAGCATGCTACCAGGAATTTCTCTACAGATGATAAAGTTACCAATGGTCGTCGAGGGTATCGGCAAAAGGAGTTGAAGAAGCCAAGTACGGCCGTGAAG GATAATGATGCAATCATTGATCGCATACAAAAGAGCACAAGGGGGTTGAAAAAAGGGCCGGTTGGGCACACCCTTTCATCAGCAGAGAAAAGGAAATTCCTTATCAACACT cttcttgatCTTGAAGACTCAAAAGAAGCTGTTTACAGCACCCTTGATGCATGGATCGCCTTTGAGCAGGACTTTCCACTTGCCTCATTAAAGCAAGCAATTGTAGCTCTTGAAAAGGAGGAACAATGGCATAGAGTTGTCCAA GTAATAAAATGGATGTTGAGCAAAGGGCAAGGAAATACCGTCAGAACATACGAGCAATTAGTGCGTGCACTTGAGAAGGACAACAGAGCAGAGGAAGCACATAAAATCTGGGAGAAGAAAATAGCCCATGACCTGCATTCAGTTCCTTGGCGTTTCTGCGGTCTTATGTTGGCAATTTACTACAGAAACAATATGCTAGATAGGCTTATCAAG CTCTTCGGTGCCCTTGAAGCATGTGGTCGCAAGTGTCCTAGTAAAGAATATATACGGAAAGTTGAAGTTGCATATGAAATGCTTGGTCTATTAGAAGAGAAGAAGGATTTGCTTGAAAAGTACAAGGATTTGTACAATAAGCCATCAAATAGTGATAGAAAGAAAGATCGACGGTTCAAGAAGGCTGAGAAGAAAGCTG CTGATGATGGCAGCAAACAATTGGAGATGGAAACATCTGAAAACTTACCAGTTAACTCATGCCCTTCAGATAAGGAACTGGTTGCCAGCAGTTAG